One Pseudoalteromonas sp. UG3-2 DNA window includes the following coding sequences:
- the recN gene encoding DNA repair protein RecN, giving the protein MLLALNIQNFAIVSALNIDWHGGMTAITGETGAGKSIAIDALSLCLGERADPAAIRPGSDKADISAHFDVSALPNAKEFLAQHMLDTDDDECILRRVISKNGRSKSYINGSPVTVSQQKELGQHLIAIHGQHAHQLLLKPDYQLHLLDAYANHTNLQQAVKGQYNHYQKLQKEYATLQKAQQAQAAKKQLLEYQVAELDEFALAANEYEEIEAEHAKLSHSQTILEQCHAEQQRLYESDEQTILSQLRQSAHTFSELTSYDKELENIAQMLEEAAVQVEEASREIRSYSDATEQDPMRLQELEERLSKTLELARKHQVQPELLYQHHQELHQELSTISSDSERLDALEEEIAEAIHAYNQAAMALSQSRHQASESLNQQISASMKELAMGDGLFEIQLTPQQNAKPNPLGCDDIAFFVSTNPGQPLQPMGKVASGGELSRISLAIQVIIATRVTTPTLIFDEVDVGISGPTAATVGKLLRQLGTSTQVICVTHLPQVACSGHNQFYVAKQVQHGETFTAMTAMDEQQRIDEIARLIGGDTISNTTRASAKELLQVQSA; this is encoded by the coding sequence ATGCTATTAGCTTTAAATATTCAAAACTTTGCTATTGTTAGCGCACTTAATATTGACTGGCACGGCGGTATGACCGCGATAACGGGTGAAACGGGCGCGGGCAAATCGATTGCCATTGACGCTTTGTCTTTGTGTCTTGGTGAGCGTGCCGATCCTGCCGCCATCAGGCCTGGCAGTGATAAAGCCGATATTTCTGCCCACTTTGATGTCTCAGCACTGCCCAATGCAAAGGAGTTTTTAGCTCAGCACATGCTCGATACTGACGATGACGAATGTATTTTGCGTCGTGTGATCAGTAAAAATGGCCGCAGTAAAAGCTATATCAACGGCTCTCCTGTCACGGTGAGCCAGCAAAAGGAACTCGGTCAGCACCTGATTGCTATTCATGGCCAACACGCACACCAACTGTTATTAAAGCCGGATTATCAGTTACATCTGTTAGACGCCTACGCCAATCACACTAACTTACAACAAGCGGTAAAAGGCCAATATAACCATTACCAAAAGCTGCAAAAAGAATACGCGACATTACAAAAAGCGCAGCAAGCGCAAGCGGCGAAAAAGCAACTGTTAGAATACCAAGTTGCAGAGTTAGATGAATTTGCTCTGGCAGCCAATGAATATGAAGAGATTGAAGCTGAGCATGCCAAGTTAAGCCACAGTCAAACCATCTTAGAGCAATGTCATGCTGAGCAACAACGCTTGTATGAGAGCGATGAGCAAACCATATTGTCGCAGTTGCGCCAAAGTGCGCATACTTTTTCCGAGCTCACCAGTTACGACAAAGAGCTGGAAAATATCGCCCAAATGCTTGAAGAAGCCGCCGTGCAAGTTGAGGAAGCCAGCAGAGAAATACGCAGTTACAGCGACGCCACAGAGCAAGACCCTATGCGCTTGCAAGAGCTTGAAGAGCGTCTATCAAAAACCCTAGAGCTTGCCCGTAAACACCAAGTTCAGCCTGAGCTCCTCTACCAGCATCATCAAGAGTTACATCAAGAGCTAAGCACCATTAGCTCCGACTCAGAGCGTTTAGATGCTTTAGAAGAAGAAATTGCCGAGGCCATTCATGCTTATAACCAAGCGGCTATGGCGTTAAGTCAAAGTCGTCATCAGGCCAGTGAATCGCTTAATCAACAAATATCAGCCAGCATGAAAGAGTTGGCTATGGGTGATGGCTTATTTGAAATACAGCTAACCCCACAGCAAAATGCCAAACCCAACCCATTAGGTTGTGATGATATTGCCTTTTTCGTCTCAACCAACCCAGGCCAGCCGCTACAACCCATGGGCAAAGTGGCATCGGGCGGCGAATTGTCGCGGATAAGTTTAGCCATTCAAGTGATTATTGCCACCCGCGTTACCACACCAACTCTGATTTTTGATGAGGTCGATGTTGGGATCTCCGGCCCAACCGCTGCCACCGTGGGTAAGCTACTACGACAACTCGGCACATCAACACAAGTGATTTGTGTGACCCATTTACCGCAAGTAGCCTGCAGTGGTCACAATCAATTTTATGTTGCCAAGCAAGTGCAACATGGTGAAACCTTTACCGCCATGACTGCCATGGACGAACAACAACGCATTGATGAAATCGCCCGCTTAATTGGTGGTGATACCATCAGTAATACCACTCGAGCCAGTGCCAAAGAGCTGCTGCAAGTACAAAGTGCATAA